From a single Larimichthys crocea isolate SSNF chromosome XIII, L_crocea_2.0, whole genome shotgun sequence genomic region:
- the oprd1b gene encoding opioid receptor, delta 1b, with amino-acid sequence MEFPTLPPDALGDFNERFSVSITPFFNITSSENLLLVSSSVNETARPATRDTASLIIAVCITALYSLICVVGLLGNVLVMYGVVRYTKMKTATNIYIFNLALADALATSTLPFQSAKYLMSTWPFGEPLCKVVIAIDYYNMFTSIFTLTMMSVDRYIAVCHPVKALDFRTPAKAKLINVCIWILSSAVGVPVMIMAITKVTDKGQTACALRFPKPEWYWDTVMKICVFIFAFVVPVLVITICYGLMILRLKSVRLLSGSKEKDRNLRRITRMVLVVVAAFIICWTPIHIFIIIRTMVDIDHKNLLVMATWHLCIALGYTNSSLNPVLYAFLDENFKRCFRDFCLPYRSRLDQSSFSRARNSTREPASICAHARTERQPA; translated from the exons ATGGAGTTCCCTACTCTTCCTCCCGACGCTCTTGGTGATTTTAATGAGCGCTTCTCGGTCTCCATAACTCCTTTTTTCAACATTACATCCTCTGAGAATCTGCTGCTTGTGTCATCAAGTGTCAATGAGACCGCCAGACCTGCGACCAGAGACACCGCAAGTCTCATCATCGCCGTTTGTATCACGGCTCTCTACTCTCTCATCTGTGTGGTGGGACTGCTGGGAAACGTGCTTGTGATGTATGGAGTGGTCAG GTACACCAAAATGAAGACCGCCACCAACATCTACATCTTCAACCTGGCTCTTGCCGACGCACTTGCCACAAGCACCCTGCCCTTCCAGAGCGCTAAGTACCTGATGAGCACATGGCCCTTTGGGGAGCCGTTGTGTAAAGTGGTCATCGCCATCGACTACTACAACATGTTCACCAGCATTTTCACACTCACCATGATGAGTGTCGACCGTTACATCGCTGTTTGTCATCCAGTGAAGGCCCTTGACTTTCGTACGCCGGCCAAAGCCAAGCTCATCAACGTCTGCATCTGgatcctctcctctgctgttgGAGTCCCTGTGATGATCATGGCCATTACCAAAGTGACAGACAAAG GACAGACTGCCTGTGCACTCAGATTCCCCAAACCTGAGTGGTACTGGGACACAGTGATGAAAATCTGTGTGTTCATCTTTGCCTTTGTGGTTCCCGTCCTGGTCATCACCATCTGCTACGGTCTGATGATCCTGCGGCTCAAGAGTGTTCGTCTGCTCTCTGGCtccaaagagaaagacagaaacctGCGACGGATCACCCGGATGGTCCTGGTGGTCGTAGCAGCCTTTATCATCTGTTGGACTCCCAtccacatcttcatcatcatcaggaccATGGTGGATATTGACCACAAGAACCTTCTGGTTATGGCCACCTGGCATCTTTGCATTGCGCTCGGCTACACCAACAGCAGCCTCAACCCCGTCTTGTATGCCTTCCTGGATGAGAACTTCAAAAGGTGCTTCAGGGATTTCTGCCTGCCCTATCGATCCCGTCTGGATCAGAGCAGCTTCTCAAGAGCACGAAACAGCACACGGGAGCCTGCGTCCATTTGTGCTCATGCACGGACAGAGAGACAGCCGGCCTGA